A genomic window from Agreia sp. COWG includes:
- the mmsB gene encoding multiple monosaccharide ABC transporter permease yields MSNLETKPADGVAAGSQVNPVENRFTDRFSHILSDLGKNGIFLALILVVVLFSVLTDGILLRPQNISNLIVQNGYILVLAIGMVMVIIAGHIDLSVGSVAAFVGAVSGVFAVDWGLPWWLSILLSLLVGALVGVWQGFWIAFVGIPAFIVTLAGMLIFRGLALVVLGSASIGSFPSEYRAVGNGFLSNVFGEFEIDPLTLGVAAIAIIALIVQQFRTRKGRSSYGQAVEPLAWFVAKLVLIAAAIGFFAYALASYKGIPATLIVLAVLVLIYGIVMNRSVFGRHIYAIGGNLHAAELSGIKTRNVTFWLFVNMGFLAALAGLIFTARLNLAGPKAGDGFELEAISAAFIGGAAVQGGVGTIGGAIIGGLIIGVLNNGMSIMGIGIEWQQAVKGLVLLFAVAFDVYNKRRSGGR; encoded by the coding sequence ATGTCTAACCTCGAGACCAAGCCCGCCGACGGCGTCGCGGCCGGCAGCCAGGTGAATCCCGTCGAGAACAGGTTCACCGACAGGTTCAGCCACATCCTGAGCGACCTGGGCAAGAACGGTATCTTCCTCGCACTGATCCTGGTGGTCGTGCTATTCAGCGTGCTGACCGACGGCATCCTGCTGCGGCCGCAGAACATCTCGAACCTGATCGTGCAGAACGGCTACATCCTCGTTCTCGCGATCGGAATGGTGATGGTCATCATCGCCGGCCACATCGACCTCTCCGTCGGATCGGTCGCCGCCTTCGTCGGCGCCGTCTCTGGCGTCTTCGCCGTGGACTGGGGGCTGCCGTGGTGGCTGTCGATCCTCCTGTCTCTTCTGGTCGGTGCTCTCGTGGGTGTCTGGCAGGGCTTCTGGATCGCCTTCGTGGGCATACCCGCGTTCATCGTGACGCTGGCGGGAATGCTCATCTTCCGCGGCCTCGCCCTGGTGGTTCTCGGCAGTGCCAGCATCGGCTCGTTTCCCAGCGAATACCGTGCTGTCGGAAACGGCTTCCTCAGCAACGTCTTCGGCGAATTCGAGATCGACCCGCTCACCCTCGGCGTTGCGGCCATCGCCATCATCGCGCTCATCGTGCAGCAGTTCCGCACCCGCAAGGGTCGCTCGAGCTACGGCCAGGCCGTTGAACCCCTCGCCTGGTTCGTCGCCAAGCTGGTGCTCATCGCCGCGGCCATCGGCTTCTTCGCCTACGCGCTCGCCAGCTACAAGGGCATTCCCGCCACCCTGATCGTGCTCGCCGTGCTCGTGCTCATCTACGGCATCGTGATGAACCGCTCCGTCTTCGGTCGCCACATCTACGCCATCGGTGGAAACCTGCACGCCGCCGAACTGTCGGGCATCAAGACCCGCAACGTCACGTTCTGGCTGTTCGTCAACATGGGCTTCCTGGCCGCCCTCGCCGGCCTCATCTTCACCGCTCGCCTCAACCTCGCCGGTCCGAAGGCCGGTGACGGTTTCGAGCTCGAGGCCATCTCGGCAGCCTTCATCGGTGGGGCCGCGGTGCAGGGTGGTGTCGGAACGATCGGTGGCGCCATCATCGGTGGCCTGATCATCGGCGTGCTGAACAACGGCATGTCGATCATGGGTATCGGCATCGAGTGGCAGCAGGCCGTCAAGGGCCTCGTGCTGCTGTTCGCCGTTGCCTTCGACGTGTACAACAAGCGCCGCTCCGGAGGACGCTGA
- the mmsA gene encoding multiple monosaccharide ABC transporter ATP-binding protein yields the protein MTDAPLNILEMRGITKTFPGVKALQDVTITVGRGQVHAICGENGAGKSTLMKVLSGVYPFGTYEGDIVFENKTVEFKDIRDSEAEGIVIIHQELALSPYLSIAENIFLNNEQRGGLGLIDWNKTNNEAAKLLARVGLRENPTTKIMDIGVGKQQLVEIAKALSKKVKLLILDEPTAALNDEDSDHLLNLILHLKEQGITAIIISHKLNEIKKVADSVTVIRDGKTIETIVKNDVTEERIIKDMVGRDLENRYPDHTPHIGDEILRVEDWTAHHPQDPSRVMVDNVNITVRRGEIVGIAGLMGAGRTEFAMSLFGRSYGSKISGRVFKNGVEIKTRTVSEAIANGLAYATEDRKTYGLNLIDDIKRNISMAALKKLEKLGLVDDGQEWTVANEYRKSMNIKSPTVLAKTGKLSGGNQQKVVLSKWIYSDPDVLILDEPTRGIDVGAKYEIYSIINKLAAEGKGVIVISSELPELLGICDRIYALSEGRITGELPIDQASPEALLKLMTMEKAR from the coding sequence ATGACGGACGCTCCGCTCAACATCCTCGAGATGCGGGGAATCACCAAGACGTTCCCCGGCGTCAAGGCACTGCAAGACGTGACCATCACCGTCGGCCGCGGCCAGGTGCACGCCATCTGCGGCGAGAACGGTGCCGGCAAGTCCACCCTCATGAAGGTGCTCTCTGGCGTCTACCCGTTCGGCACCTACGAAGGCGACATCGTCTTCGAGAACAAGACGGTGGAGTTCAAAGACATCCGCGACTCCGAGGCCGAGGGCATCGTCATCATCCATCAGGAGCTGGCGCTCAGCCCGTACCTGTCGATCGCCGAGAACATCTTCCTCAACAACGAGCAGCGCGGCGGCCTGGGGCTCATCGACTGGAACAAGACCAACAACGAGGCGGCCAAGCTGCTCGCCCGAGTCGGGCTGCGCGAGAACCCGACCACCAAGATCATGGACATCGGCGTCGGCAAGCAGCAGCTCGTCGAGATCGCCAAGGCCCTGTCGAAGAAGGTGAAGCTGCTCATCCTCGACGAGCCCACCGCGGCCCTGAACGACGAAGACAGCGACCACCTGCTCAACCTGATCCTGCACCTGAAAGAGCAGGGAATCACGGCCATCATCATCAGCCACAAGTTGAACGAGATCAAGAAGGTCGCCGACTCGGTCACCGTCATCCGCGACGGCAAGACGATCGAGACGATCGTCAAGAACGACGTCACCGAAGAGCGCATCATCAAAGACATGGTGGGGCGCGACCTCGAGAACCGCTACCCCGACCACACCCCGCACATCGGCGACGAGATCCTTCGCGTCGAAGACTGGACCGCCCACCACCCGCAGGACCCGAGCCGGGTGATGGTCGACAACGTGAACATCACCGTTCGCCGCGGCGAGATCGTGGGCATCGCGGGGCTCATGGGCGCCGGCCGCACCGAGTTCGCGATGAGCCTCTTCGGCCGAAGCTACGGATCGAAGATCTCGGGTCGCGTGTTCAAGAACGGCGTCGAGATCAAGACACGCACCGTCTCGGAGGCGATCGCGAACGGCCTCGCCTACGCCACGGAGGATCGCAAGACCTACGGTCTGAATCTCATCGACGACATCAAGCGCAACATCTCGATGGCGGCGCTGAAGAAGCTGGAGAAGCTCGGCCTGGTCGACGACGGCCAGGAGTGGACCGTCGCCAACGAGTACCGCAAGAGCATGAACATCAAGTCGCCCACGGTTCTGGCGAAGACCGGCAAGCTGTCGGGCGGAAACCAGCAGAAGGTCGTGCTGTCGAAGTGGATCTACTCCGACCCAGACGTTCTGATCCTCGACGAGCCCACCCGCGGCATCGACGTGGGAGCGAAGTACGAGATCTACAGCATCATCAACAAGCTGGCGGCCGAGGGCAAGGGCGTGATCGTCATCTCTTCGGAGCTGCCGGAGCTGCTCGGAATCTGCGACCGCATCTACGCCCTCAGCGAGGGACGCATCACCGGCGAACTGCCGATCGACCAGGCGAGCCCCGAGGCTCTGCTCAAACTCATGACCATGGAAAAGGCCCGCTAG
- a CDS encoding LacI family DNA-binding transcriptional regulator, giving the protein MHDVARLAGVSHQTVSRVINDAPNIRDETKQRVLESMEQLQYRPNRAARALVTSRSRTIGILSASRTQYGPAASMQAIEDAASAAGYSVTTANINGFEGTSIVAAIERLLDQAIEGLVVIAPQKRVFDTLAGMSLRLPIVTLQSTDMGEDKGLSVDQITGARLATGHLIDLGHRSIYHLAGPQDWIEAEARMTGFLEEMNARDVPTTAPILGDWTAEFGHFAGRELLRVRDFTAIFAANDQMALGLMHAIRDAGLDVPGDISIVGFDDIPDAAHFWPPLTTVRQDFVEIGRRCMALLLGGLDDGEEYAGSIRPTLVVRGSTAPPRA; this is encoded by the coding sequence ATGCACGATGTCGCGCGCCTCGCGGGCGTCTCGCATCAGACGGTTTCGCGCGTCATCAACGACGCCCCGAACATCCGTGACGAGACCAAGCAGCGCGTGCTCGAGTCCATGGAGCAGCTGCAGTATCGCCCCAACCGGGCCGCGCGCGCACTGGTCACGTCGCGCTCTCGCACCATCGGCATCCTGAGCGCCTCGCGCACGCAGTACGGCCCCGCCGCGAGCATGCAGGCGATCGAGGATGCCGCGAGTGCGGCCGGCTACTCCGTGACGACCGCGAACATCAACGGCTTCGAGGGCACCTCGATCGTCGCCGCCATCGAGCGGCTGCTCGACCAGGCGATCGAGGGCCTCGTGGTGATCGCGCCGCAGAAGCGTGTGTTCGACACCCTCGCCGGCATGTCGCTGCGCCTGCCGATCGTCACATTGCAGTCCACCGACATGGGAGAGGACAAGGGCCTGTCGGTCGACCAGATCACGGGCGCGCGCCTCGCCACCGGGCACCTCATCGACTTGGGGCACCGCTCCATCTACCACCTCGCCGGACCCCAGGACTGGATCGAGGCGGAGGCCCGTATGACCGGGTTCCTCGAGGAGATGAACGCGCGCGACGTGCCGACGACCGCACCCATCCTGGGCGACTGGACGGCGGAGTTCGGCCACTTCGCCGGGCGTGAGCTGTTGCGCGTGCGCGACTTCACCGCCATCTTCGCCGCGAACGACCAGATGGCCCTGGGCCTCATGCACGCCATCCGCGACGCCGGCCTCGACGTTCCGGGCGACATCAGCATCGTCGGCTTCGACGACATACCGGATGCCGCCCACTTCTGGCCGCCCCTGACGACCGTGCGGCAGGACTTCGTGGAGATCGGCCGGCGCTGCATGGCGCTGCTTCTCGGCGGCCTCGACGACGGCGAGGAGTATGCCGGCAGCATCCGGCCCACCCTGGTCGTTCGCGGCTCGACGGCGCCCCCGCGGGCGTGA
- the chvE gene encoding multiple monosaccharide ABC transporter substrate-binding protein yields the protein MIIGLSACSSGAGGGDSTSAAKGDGGLIGVAMPTKSSERWIQDGDAVKKQLEDAGYKVDLQYAEDDIPTQVSQIENMITKGAEALIVASIDGTTLTSVLQDAKDAKIPVIAYDRLIRDTENVDYYASFDNFKVGQQQAWSLLNGLGLTELDGTAKSGAPAGPFNIELFAGSPDDNNATFFFNGAMDVLQPYIDKKTLVVGSGQTDFQQVATLRWDGEVAQSRMEDILTSTYSDGTKKVNGVLSPYDGLSRGIISALTDAGYSVGASWPIISGQDSELDSVKAINGGEQYATIFKDTRQLATVAVNMATALLQGKEPEVNNTKDYDNGKKVVPSYLLDSQIVVKDNIKTVLVDSGYWTEAEISG from the coding sequence ATGATCATCGGGCTCTCGGCCTGCTCCAGCGGTGCTGGTGGCGGAGACAGCACCTCTGCTGCGAAGGGCGACGGCGGCCTCATCGGCGTCGCGATGCCCACCAAGTCGAGCGAGCGCTGGATCCAGGACGGCGACGCCGTCAAGAAGCAGCTCGAAGACGCCGGCTACAAGGTCGACCTGCAGTACGCAGAAGACGACATCCCCACGCAGGTCTCGCAGATCGAGAACATGATCACCAAGGGCGCAGAGGCCCTGATCGTCGCCTCGATCGACGGAACCACGCTCACGAGCGTGCTGCAGGACGCCAAGGACGCGAAGATCCCGGTCATCGCCTACGACCGCCTCATCCGCGACACCGAGAACGTGGACTACTACGCCTCGTTCGACAACTTCAAGGTCGGCCAGCAGCAGGCCTGGTCGCTTCTGAACGGCCTCGGTCTGACCGAGCTCGACGGAACCGCCAAGTCGGGTGCCCCCGCCGGCCCGTTCAACATCGAGCTGTTCGCCGGTTCGCCCGACGACAACAACGCCACGTTCTTCTTCAACGGAGCGATGGACGTTCTGCAGCCCTACATCGACAAGAAGACCCTCGTCGTCGGCAGTGGCCAGACCGACTTCCAGCAGGTCGCAACCCTCCGTTGGGACGGCGAAGTCGCCCAGAGCCGCATGGAGGACATCCTGACCTCCACGTACTCCGACGGAACCAAGAAGGTCAACGGCGTTCTCTCGCCCTATGACGGTCTCTCGCGAGGCATCATCTCGGCCCTGACCGACGCCGGCTACTCGGTGGGCGCCTCATGGCCCATCATCTCCGGCCAGGATTCCGAGCTCGACAGCGTGAAGGCCATCAACGGCGGCGAGCAGTACGCCACCATCTTCAAGGACACCCGCCAGCTGGCGACCGTGGCCGTGAACATGGCGACCGCACTGCTGCAGGGCAAGGAGCCCGAGGTGAACAACACCAAGGACTACGACAACGGCAAGAAGGTCGTTCCCTCCTACCTGCTCGACTCGCAGATCGTCGTGAAAGACAACATCAAGACCGTGCTCGTCGACTCCGGTTACTGGACCGAAGCCGAGATCTCGGGCTAA